TGCTCCCTGCCGGCACTGAGGACTACATCCATATAAGGATCCAGCAGCGGAACGGCAGGAAGACCCTCACCACAGTCCAGGGCATCGCGGATGATTACGATAAAAAGAAACTGGTGAAGGCCTTCAAAAAGGTGGGTGCTGCCGGGCTCAGCTCCTGGCCTGCGCGGGTGGCGGGGGCTGTTTGGGATGTGTGTCGAGCTAAGGAGGCTCTTCTCTTTGCTGCAGAAATTTGCCTGCAATGGAACTGTAATTGAGCACCCTGAATATGGAGAAGTGATTCAGTTGCAAGGTGACCAGCGCAAGAACATATGCCAGTTCCTCGTGGAGGTGGGTCTCTGGGGTCTGTGCGGGCTGGCGGAGCGTCCGGCTGAACGTGGGGCTGTGCTCATAACCGCCAGGTTCTCATTGTAGCGTCAGCAGAGCAGGCTGATGGAGGAAGCTCTTTCTGTTCTTCTTGAAATTCTTGGTCGAGGCAGATGCCACCCGGCAAGTTTTGCGCCTGCAGTCTAATCTTCGTCCTGTGCTTTAGGGGGGAGCAGAAGTCTGGCGGTTCCACAGCACTGGGGGCATACGGGTGTGCGCAGAGGCCTCTCTGCTTCCCTGTGCTGTaaggtgcattttttttcttgcagattgGACTGGCTAAAGACGACCAGCTGAAAGTCCATGGGTTTTAAGTGCCTGTGGCTCACTGAAGCTTTATGCAAGAAGATTTCCTTATCATGAAATTCCCATCTGTCCCTTGTCATAAGTTTAAAACCAGCCAGTTTGTGTAATGTAACAATCTTGGGTCCACTGTTCAGTCTGGACTAGTGTAATTCAGTGATGTAATAAACTGACACGAGCCCATGCTATCTCGTCTTGCTGTCCCTCATTTAACAGAGGTAAATCGGGCGTTGGGCACGGTCCAGCCTGAAGCCAAAAGTAACCAGATGGTCCAAGTTAAGCCAAGGGACTCGGCCTGTCAGTCCGGAGACCGTCCGCATCGCTCCTGGGTCCAGCTGCTCTTCGTGCCGATGGACGGGACCTCCCgcgggccggccccgcgccccccccgcgaCACGGCGCCTTCCTGCCGGGCAGCGCCAGCCCGGGGCGGCCGGGGGAGCCGGGGAAGGAGCCACTGAGGAGCGACGGCCAGGCGGGATGGCGGCAGCTCGGGGCTGGCCTGGGTCCCCACGCGCCCCCCCAGACTGGGCTGGCGTCCCCCAAGGAGCCCCTTGGGTTAAACTCCTGACAAGGGATCGATTCTGGACTAACGCACCGTTGTAGACAGAGCCGCGGAGCTTACGTGCCACTAGCAACTGCCGCCCTGTGAAGTAACAggtttttggtttcatttttaatgtgttaTGTAATGTATTTAAagtgttatttaaataaaaatggttttcaaaagcatttgcttGGTGGATTCAGTTGCTTTCTGGAGCCGCAGTGCCTTGTTTTCTGGAAGCGGTGATGCCGCGGGCTGGGAGGGGCATGGGGGGGTCACGCAGCCCCCGGGGGCTCGGTGGGGCGCTGGGGAGTGGTTCCCCGTGGGTGCTGTACCCGGGGGCAGTCGAGTCACCCCTGTCCTGGGCCGCAGTCAGCCCTTGTGCTCGTGGCACCCTCAGCCTCTGGCAGGGCCAAaccggggcgcggggcggggctggcACCGCATCCAGGTGTGGGCTGGGGGCGCCCTTCTCGCTGAGCCCCCGCCAAGCAAGAACAGCATCACCTGGGGTCCAACGCGCCCTGGCAGAGCAGCTCCGGGGGTGGGCAGGGCCCTTCTGCAGAGGAGAGACAGGAGCATGCAGGGGGGCTGCGAGTCTCCCCCGGCCCGGGGCAGCTTCCTCAGATCACCAAGGACCCACGAGTGCACCGAGGGGGCAGGTGACCCCGAGCCCTGCAGCGGGCGGGGGCAGCGTCGAGGCTCACGCGGGGATGTGTGTCCGTGCCTGGGGCCTGGCGCAGCGCGGGCtctggtctgctgctgctgctccagaaatTCAACTTCCCCTGCCTGCGCTGGGGCCTTTTGGGGTTCCTCCCTGCTGGGGGTCACCCGGCTGCTCGCAGCCGTTCAGTCGCAAGAGGGAGGCACTGCCTCGGCCCCAGTTCCTCTGCCAGTGCGGCCCAGGCTGGGCCAAGGCCAAGGACTCCTTAAGCGCGGCCTTGCCTGGCTTTCCTGGGTCAGGCCTGTCGCGGGAGAAGGCACCGGGCTGCCAACCTGCGTCAAGGGGCTGCCCGGCCCATTGCGCCGGAGGAAGTGGCTGCGGTGTC
This window of the Strix uralensis isolate ZFMK-TIS-50842 chromosome 22, bStrUra1, whole genome shotgun sequence genome carries:
- the EIF1 gene encoding eukaryotic translation initiation factor 1, producing MSAIQNLQPFDPFADASKGDDLLPAGTEDYIHIRIQQRNGRKTLTTVQGIADDYDKKKLVKAFKKKFACNGTVIEHPEYGEVIQLQGDQRKNICQFLVEIGLAKDDQLKVHGF